The DNA segment AAGGGGGATAACGAAATGTGCGACGAACATCATTTAGACGACGCTTTAAGCGAAGAAACCAAAAACTTAGAAATGGCAAGACAATCGCTTATTGAAGAATTTCAAGCAATTAACTGGTATCAGGAAAGAATAGAATACACCGCCGACGAAGAATTAAAACATATTCTTGCGCATAATAGAGACGAAGAAAAAGAGCATGCCGCAATGCTTATGGAATATATAAGAAAACACGACAAGGTTCAGGACGACAAATTTCTTCATCACGATTAAAAAATAATGCTTTTTAAAACTACTCGTCTATGCTATAATCTTATAGAGTAATCCGAAGGTACGGTATTAAGGCCGAAAACCCCGCCAGGTTCGAAAGAAAGCAACGGTATCGATTCGAGGTGCGCGTATTTAATCGGATTACTCTTTTTTTATTGTATACTATACTATATTGACTATAGCTATTTTTTCGTCGGTAAAATATGCAATTATATATAATTCTTTAGTTTTCCCTTTATTTTTTTATTCATCTGCTTTATTTATATTGCTGTATAAAAATATATAACGTAAAAAAAATAAATACGGGCGTAATTTTTTGCTTAATAAAACTTTAGACTACTCAAAATTACTTCTTACCGGAAATGAAGCAATCGCTTTAGGCGGAGCAAAAGCAGGCGTTTACACGGCAGTCGGCTACCCCGGAACGCCGAGTTCCGAAATACTTCCTTATTTATCTAAATTAAACTGCGGAGCAACGGTAAACTGGTCTATCAACGAAAAAACCGCGTTGGAAATAGCGATAGGAACGTCCATCGGCTGTAAAAGAGCAATGTTTACCACTAAACACGTCGGCTTAAACGTTGCTTCAGACCCGCTTATGACTCTTGCGCTTACGGGAGTAAGGGGAGGATTAGTCGTAGTTACCGCCGACGACCCCGGAATGCACAGCTCTCAAAACGAACAGGATAACAGGCTTTATTCAAAATTTGCTAAAATACCTATGTTCGAACCTTCCGACAGCCAGGAATGTTTAGATTTTACTTCAAAAGCTTTCGACGTAAGCGAAGAATTCGATACTCCGGTTATTTTAAGAACTACTACGAGAATATCCCATTCAAGAAGCGTCGTCGTTTTTTCAGGCAAATTTACGCCGCCGGAAGAACTGAAAAATACGAAAAATACTTACAAAAAAGATACTGAAAAATTTGTAATGGTTCCTATTTATGCAAGAAAAAGACATAAAGCCGCTTTAGAAAGGTTAAAACGGCTCAAAGATTTTTCTAACCGTTCAGGATTAAACTATGCCGAATATAACGATAAAGAATTCGGCATAATAACAAGCGGCATTTCTTATCAGTACGCTAAAGAAATTGCTCCTTTTGCGTCATTTTTAAAACTGTCTTTTTCTTATCCGCTTCCGGATTTATTAATTAAAGATTTTGTAAAAAACGTTAAAAACATAGTTATAATTGAAGAATTAGAGCCTTTTATCCAAAACGAAATCGCTTCGCTCGGCATAGAGTTAAAAGGAAAAGAATATTTTCCGCAGGACGGAGAATTTAATCCGGATATCATATTATCAGGACTTAAAAAAGCAGGCTTTTTTAAAGGCAAAAAAACGGCGGGTAAAGAAAAAGATGCAGACAAAAGCGTCCGCATTAGTTTACGCAATAATCTGCCGCCGAGATTTCCCGCTTTGTGCAGCGGATGCCCTCATACTTCGGTATTTTACGCTCTTAAAAAATTAAAAGTTCCCGTTATGGGCGATATAGGTTGCTATACCCTCGGAGCGCTTCCGCCTCTTAGTTCTATGGACAGCTGCATTTCGATGGGACTTGCGTTCGGCGCGGCGCAAGGTTTGTCGCTTACAAAATCTTCGCATAAAAAAACCGTAGGAATTATGGGCGATTCTACGTTCTTTCATTCCGGCATAACTTCTCTTATAGACGCAAAATATAATAATGCAAAATTTACAGCTATTATTTTGGATAACTCCACTACGGCGATGACCGGAGGACAGGATCATCCAGGAACGGGGAAAAACCTTTCTTTTAACCGATCCATTTCAAATAAAATAGATATTAAAAAAATTATAGAAGGAATAGGTATAGAAGAAATTTTCGTCATAGACCCGTACGATTACAATGAAACGCTTAAGACTTTAAAAAAAGCGCTTGATTCAAACAATCTTAACGCAGTTATAACCGACAGACCTTGCGTATTATACCCCAAAAAAATAGATACCGGAAAAAAATTTAAAATATCGGACGGATGTACCGGATGCGATTTATGTATGCAGACCGGGTGTCCGTCTATACGCTTGCCGTACGATAAGACAGTCCGCATAAACGCTAAGAACGGAATAAAACCTGTTCCTTTTATAGATTCGTCCTGTATAGGATGTTCTATATGCAAAGATATATGCGTTTTTAACTTTATCGAAGAAATAAGGCAATCTTAATTTTTAATATAATTAAATAAAACATAGAATAAATTAGATAATAAATTAAAACTGCTTAAATAAATTTAAACAAATGGGCGATTCAACACAAAACATATTAATTTGCGGAATAGGAGGGCAGGGCGTCGTACTTGCCGGTAAGATTATCAGCCTCGCGGCGTTTGAAAGCGGTATGGATATTAAAACGTCGGAAGTTCACGGAATGTCGCAGAGGGGAGGTTCGGTTTCAACGCATATAAGGTTAGGAAAAAAAATATTTTCCCCGCTGATACCGGAAAACGGCGCTACGGCGATTCTTTCTTTCGATATTTATGAAACCTTAAGATATACAAGCAGTTTCGCAAACAAAAATACGATAATAGTTTCGTCTAACGACGGCAAAACGCCGGCGTGGACTTCTAAAACCAAAAATGATACAATCATAAATAATTTTACCGATATATATTCTATCGCCTCGCTTTTAAAAGACAATTTTAAATCTTTGACTCTTTTGGACGATAAACAGATTGCCGAAAATCTAGGGAACGTCAAAGTTTCAAATATTATACTTATAGGAGCGTTATCGGTTTTTACGGATATAAAAGAAGATATTTGGCTAAAAACTATTGAAACAAACGTTCCCGAAAAAACCGTAGATTTAAATATTAAGGCATTTATAAAAGGCAGAACTTCATTATGAATATAAAATATTACGAAAAAAAATACGAAACTATCGACCGTTCCGAACTTTCGCAGATTCAAACGGAAAGATTGAAAAAAACGTTAAAACTAATATTTTCCGGGGGCGGTTTTTTAAAAACAAGATTAAAGGAATACGGAATAAAAAATTTAAGCGGCATCGAAAAAATAAAATCGATTGATGAGTTAAAGAATATGCCGTTTACCTATAAATCCGACCTCGTAAACAATTATCCATTCGGAATTTTTTCTCAGCCTTTAAATAAAATAATAAGAATACATGCATCGTCGGGTACTACCGGAAAACCTATTATAGCCGGATATACAAAAAACGATATTAAAATATGGTCTAAGTTAATGGCTAGAGTTTTTTGCGCCGCAAGTATTTCTAAAAAAGATATAGCGCAGAATGCTTACGGTTACGGGCTGTTTACCGGAGGTTTAGGATTTCATTACGGGGCGCAGGAATTAGGTTTAATGATTATTCCTATGTCGACGGGTTTTACGGAAAGACAGCTTACCATGATGCAGGACGTCGGCGCAACTGTTCTTTTCTGTACACCTTCTTACGCTCTTTTTCTCTCCGAAGAAATAAATAAAAAAATTAGCGATAAATCAAATATTAAATTAAAAAAAGGTATTTTCGGAGCGGAACCATGGTCTGACGAACTCAGACAAAAAATAGAAAGCTCGCTTAAAATAGATGCGTACGATATATACGGATTGAGCGAAATAATAGGACCGGGAGTAGCATACGAATGTATTTACAAAGACGGACTTCATATAAACGAAGATAATTTTTTTCCGGAAATAATAAACCCAAAAACAGGAGAAGTTCTAAAAGACGGGGAAACAGGCGAACTTGTATTGACCAGCCTTAACAGGGAGGCAATGCCGGTAATAAGATTCAGGACAAAAGATATAACGAGGCTTACGAGAGAAAAATGCAGATGCGGCAGAACTTTCGTCAGGATGGACAAAATAAAAGGAAGAACCGACGATATGATTATTTTAAAAGGCGTTAACGTTTTTCCTTCTCAGATAGAATCCGTTTTATTTAAACTG comes from the Candidatus Acidulodesulfobacterium acidiphilum genome and includes:
- a CDS encoding ferritin is translated as MCDEHHLDDALSEETKNLEMARQSLIEEFQAINWYQERIEYTADEELKHILAHNRDEEKEHAAMLMEYIRKHDKVQDDKFLHHD
- a CDS encoding indolepyruvate ferredoxin oxidoreductase subunit alpha, with the translated sequence MLNKTLDYSKLLLTGNEAIALGGAKAGVYTAVGYPGTPSSEILPYLSKLNCGATVNWSINEKTALEIAIGTSIGCKRAMFTTKHVGLNVASDPLMTLALTGVRGGLVVVTADDPGMHSSQNEQDNRLYSKFAKIPMFEPSDSQECLDFTSKAFDVSEEFDTPVILRTTTRISHSRSVVVFSGKFTPPEELKNTKNTYKKDTEKFVMVPIYARKRHKAALERLKRLKDFSNRSGLNYAEYNDKEFGIITSGISYQYAKEIAPFASFLKLSFSYPLPDLLIKDFVKNVKNIVIIEELEPFIQNEIASLGIELKGKEYFPQDGEFNPDIILSGLKKAGFFKGKKTAGKEKDADKSVRISLRNNLPPRFPALCSGCPHTSVFYALKKLKVPVMGDIGCYTLGALPPLSSMDSCISMGLAFGAAQGLSLTKSSHKKTVGIMGDSTFFHSGITSLIDAKYNNAKFTAIILDNSTTAMTGGQDHPGTGKNLSFNRSISNKIDIKKIIEGIGIEEIFVIDPYDYNETLKTLKKALDSNNLNAVITDRPCVLYPKKIDTGKKFKISDGCTGCDLCMQTGCPSIRLPYDKTVRINAKNGIKPVPFIDSSCIGCSICKDICVFNFIEEIRQS
- a CDS encoding indolepyruvate oxidoreductase subunit beta, coding for MGDSTQNILICGIGGQGVVLAGKIISLAAFESGMDIKTSEVHGMSQRGGSVSTHIRLGKKIFSPLIPENGATAILSFDIYETLRYTSSFANKNTIIVSSNDGKTPAWTSKTKNDTIINNFTDIYSIASLLKDNFKSLTLLDDKQIAENLGNVKVSNIILIGALSVFTDIKEDIWLKTIETNVPEKTVDLNIKAFIKGRTSL
- a CDS encoding phenylacetate--CoA ligase, with the translated sequence MKYYEKKYETIDRSELSQIQTERLKKTLKLIFSGGGFLKTRLKEYGIKNLSGIEKIKSIDELKNMPFTYKSDLVNNYPFGIFSQPLNKIIRIHASSGTTGKPIIAGYTKNDIKIWSKLMARVFCAASISKKDIAQNAYGYGLFTGGLGFHYGAQELGLMIIPMSTGFTERQLTMMQDVGATVLFCTPSYALFLSEEINKKISDKSNIKLKKGIFGAEPWSDELRQKIESSLKIDAYDIYGLSEIIGPGVAYECIYKDGLHINEDNFFPEIINPKTGEVLKDGETGELVLTSLNREAMPVIRFRTKDITRLTREKCRCGRTFVRMDKIKGRTDDMIILKGVNVFPSQIESVLFKLDYLEPIYLIELYTENLLDKMNIIVEPKEEIFNGGEGKIEAVTKEISHKIYELIGIRAKITAVPPKTIERSQGKAKRINDLRKKL